A single window of Rhodamnia argentea isolate NSW1041297 chromosome 5, ASM2092103v1, whole genome shotgun sequence DNA harbors:
- the LOC115727838 gene encoding beta-hexosaminidase 1-like → MVDSESFPLELPTYPMLWQGAYTKWERYTVEDAYEIVNFAKNRGIHVMAEVDVPGHAESWGKGILNYGLLHPVENHLMFPKVLPLT, encoded by the exons ATGGTTGACAGTGAGTCATTTCCTCTAGAATTGCCTACCTATCCTATGTTGTGGCAAGGGGCATATACAAAATGGGAGCGATATACAGTTGAGGATGCTTATGAAATAGTGAA CTTTGCCAAAAATAGAG GAATCCATGTGATGGCCGAAGTAGACGTCCCTGGTCATGCAGAATCATG GGGAAAGGGTATCCTGAATTATGGCCTTCTTCATCCTGTAGAGAACCACTTGATGTTTCCAAAAGTTCTACCTTTGACTTAA
- the LOC115731003 gene encoding beta-hexosaminidase 1-like has translation MPPPDSPPRQVLCLVVPALLLLLLRPTLASGGGGGGELAYLWPLPAEFTTGGDTLSVDPALALVVGGDGGGSRIVKDAFDRYKSIIFQHSGVFSIFNALRKRASGYDIGRLRIVVRSGNEELQLGVDESYTLLVTKSDGKSIIGEATIEANTVYGALRGLETFSQLCTFEYSTKSVLVRQAPWYIHDEPRFAYRGLLLDTSRHYYPVDVIKHILDSMSFAKLNVLHWHMVDSQSFPLEVPTYPKLWQGAYTKWERYTVEDAYEIVNFAKSRGIHVMAEVDVPGHAESWGKGYPELWPSSSCKEPLDVSKNSTFDLISGLLSDMRKIFPFELFHLGGDEVNTDCWTSTTHVKQWLQSHNMTGKDAYKYFVIRAQEIAISKNWTPVNWEETFNAFPQSLSPKTVVHNWLGAGVCPKAVAKGFKCIFSNQGFWYLDHLDVPWDQVYTAEPLEGISDASQQKLVIGGEVCMWGETADTSNVQQTIWPRAAAAAERLWSRRDATSAGDVNTTALPRLHYFRCLLNGRGVQAAPVTNQYARSPPKGPGSCYDQ, from the exons ATGCCCCCGCCCGATTCGCCTCCCAGGCAGGTCCTCTGCCTCGTCGTCCccgctctcctcctcctcctcctccggccgACCCTCGCGtcgggaggaggaggcggcggcgagcTCGCGTACCTCTGGCCGCTCCCGGCGGAGTTCACCACCGGCGGGGACACCCTCTCCGTCGATCCCGCCCTCGCGCTCGTcgtcggcggcgacggcgggggCTCCAGGATCGTGAAGGACGCGTTCGACCGGTACAAGAGCATCATCTTCCAGCACAGCGGCgtcttctccatcttcaacGCGCTCAGGAAGAGGGCGTCGGGGTACGACATCGGGAGGCTGAGGATCGTGGTTCGCTCGGGGAATGAAGAG cttcAACTTGGGGTGGATGAGAGCTATACTTTGCTGGTGACGAAGAGTGATGGGAAGTCGATCATCGGAGAGGCGACAATTGAG GCCAATACTGTTTATGGTGCATTACGAGGGTTGGAG ACATTCAGCCAATTATGTACTTTTGAATATAGCACAAAATCAGTGCTTGTACGCCAGGCTCCATGGTATATCCATGATGAACCGAGGTTTGCATATCGTGGACTACTACTTG ATACATCGAGGCACTACTACCCTGTCGACGTAATTAAGCACATACTGGATTCCATGTCATTTGCTAAACTT AATGTCCTGCATTGGCACATGGTGGACAGTCAGTCATTTCCTCTAGAAGTGCCTACCTATCCTAAGTTGTGGCAAGGGGCATATACAAAATGGGAGCGATATACAGTTGAGGATGCATATGAAATAGTGAA CTTCGCCAAAAGTAGAG GAATCCATGTGATGGCTGAAGTAGATGTCCCGGGTCATGCAGAATCATG GGGAAAAGGGTATCCTGAATTATGGCCTTCTTCATCCTGTAAAGAGCCACTTGATGTTTCAAAAAATTCTACCTTTGACTTAATTTCTGGCCTTTTATCAG ATATGAGAAAAATCTTTCCCTTTGAGCTATTTCACTTGGGTGGTGATGAGGTTAACACAG ATTGTTGGACATCCACTACACATGTGAAGCAGTG GCTCCAAAGTCACAACATGACTGGTAAAGATGCATACAAGTATTTTGTAATCAGAGCTCAAGAAATTgccatttcaaaaaattggaccCCTGTCAACTG GGAGGAAACATTCAATGCATTTCCCCAAAGTCTTAGTCCAAAGACAGTAGTACACAACTG GCTGGGGGCTGGTGTATGTCCAAAGGCTGTCGCAAAgggctttaaatgcattttcaGCAATCAAGGTTTTTGGTATCTAGATCATTTGGATGTGCCATGGGATCAAGTGTACACTGCAGAGCCCCTCGAAGGAATAAGCGATGCTTCCCAACAAAAACTTGTGATTGGCGGTGAAGTTTGCATGTGGGGAGAAACAGCCGACACTTCTAATGTCCAGCAAACAATATGGCCtagagctgctgctgctgcag AGCGATTGTGGAGCAGGAGAGATGCCACATCTGCTGGAGATGTAAATACAACGGCATTACCACGACTACATTACTTCAGATGCCTCCTGAATGGGCGGGGGGTTCAAGCTGCTCCTGTCACAAACCAATACGCACGGAGTCCGCCAAAGGGTCCCGGTTCATGCTATGACCAATGA